From Marivirga harenae, one genomic window encodes:
- a CDS encoding efflux RND transporter periplasmic adaptor subunit — translation MSKKIFLLFISIAFWACSKEEKIDEKTATENVNNTPPNTMVTVDTAISSPFYLLIESSGKVKAHKDVTILAETNGTIQQAHIKSGQKVSAGEVLVRLNPEEAQLQLQSAEIKFEKAKLEFENSLIGFPKLIAQENPEQDSLYQKLKIGSGLQESSIQLKEAQLALQKTVIRAPFSGTLYDVQAFKGKSVKVGDELFAQFNHRLLVEVNLLESEALNLKEGMPAAIRNPAMDESFTGEVYSINPKVDENGLVQTHILLKGEHALWPGMNVEVEIRIPKGERLQVPKGSLVLRSGKPVVFSVEKDLAKWNYVEFGYDNGKMVEITDGIKAGTVVITNNNLQLAHDAPISIQNSDK, via the coding sequence ATGTCAAAAAAAATATTTTTACTGTTCATCTCCATCGCATTCTGGGCTTGTTCTAAAGAAGAAAAGATAGATGAAAAAACCGCTACAGAAAATGTCAATAATACACCTCCCAACACTATGGTCACGGTCGATACTGCGATCAGTTCCCCTTTCTACTTATTAATCGAAAGCTCAGGTAAAGTAAAAGCGCATAAAGATGTCACAATTTTAGCGGAAACAAACGGCACTATTCAACAAGCCCATATTAAATCAGGACAAAAAGTTTCAGCGGGCGAGGTATTAGTTCGGCTAAATCCTGAAGAAGCGCAACTACAGTTGCAGTCTGCTGAAATCAAATTTGAAAAAGCCAAACTAGAATTTGAAAATAGCCTCATCGGTTTTCCGAAGTTAATTGCTCAAGAGAATCCGGAGCAAGACAGCCTTTACCAAAAACTAAAAATCGGGAGTGGCCTGCAAGAAAGCAGCATTCAACTTAAAGAAGCTCAATTGGCACTTCAGAAAACAGTGATTAGAGCACCATTTTCAGGTACTTTATACGATGTGCAGGCTTTCAAAGGCAAAAGTGTGAAAGTTGGGGATGAATTATTCGCTCAATTTAACCATCGACTTTTAGTTGAAGTCAACCTATTAGAATCAGAAGCATTAAATCTGAAAGAAGGTATGCCGGCAGCAATTCGAAATCCTGCCATGGACGAAAGTTTTACAGGCGAGGTGTACAGCATCAATCCAAAAGTAGATGAAAATGGTTTGGTGCAAACGCATATTCTATTGAAAGGAGAACATGCCCTTTGGCCGGGTATGAACGTGGAAGTAGAGATTAGAATCCCGAAAGGCGAACGATTGCAAGTGCCGAAAGGCAGCTTGGTATTGCGTTCAGGAAAGCCGGTTGTTTTCTCAGTGGAAAAGGATTTGGCAAAATGGAATTATGTGGAATTCGGATATGATAATGGCAAAATGGTAGAAATCACGGATGGCATAAAAGCCGGAACGGTGGTGATTACCAATAACAACTTGCAGTTGGCACATGATGCCCCGATCAGCATTCAAAATTCGGATAAATAA
- a CDS encoding chaperone modulator CbpM, with protein MNEHNLISTQTLCTHYNIEISFIDELNKMDLIQIEIIEQNQFIHPEQLGVLEKIIRLHYELNVNLEGIDIVFNLLEKERDLKNELNNLRNRLRLYENE; from the coding sequence ATGAATGAACATAATTTAATATCGACCCAAACGCTGTGTACTCATTACAATATTGAAATATCTTTTATAGATGAATTGAATAAAATGGATCTTATTCAAATCGAAATCATAGAACAAAACCAGTTTATTCATCCAGAGCAATTAGGAGTACTTGAAAAAATAATAAGACTCCACTACGAGCTGAATGTAAATCTTGAAGGGATTGATATTGTATTTAATCTTTTAGAGAAAGAAAGAGATTTAAAAAATGAATTAAATAACCTAAGAAATAGATTACGACTTTATGAAAATGAGTAA
- a CDS encoding AraC family transcriptional regulator — MNKAIRPYQVPLGNENSLFTLVENRTAYTYDSCELNVFETHQQAKDVKLVFNDFVFTSMLRGKKVMHLENKEAFDYLPGESVIVGPNEVMEIDFPEAKVGQPTQCIALAISQQLIDFTLDMLNEKHPKVLQKEQWQIDPSIHHIINNQELINTVDRIIKISRTEDSTTKDLYVDLAMKEMIIRLMQTQARHVFTSAPKALATHHPLAYAIHIIQNKINQKIDFDRLANAACMSRATFFKKFKEAFGITPGQYVLSERIKLAKKWLKKPDCSITQACFNSGFENLSHFTSAFKKEEGVSPSAFKKNNGAGSILN, encoded by the coding sequence ATGAACAAAGCCATTCGCCCATACCAAGTCCCTTTAGGAAATGAGAATTCCCTTTTTACTTTAGTAGAGAACCGTACTGCATATACCTACGATAGTTGTGAATTGAATGTATTCGAAACCCATCAGCAAGCAAAAGATGTTAAATTAGTCTTCAACGATTTTGTATTCACGTCCATGCTTAGAGGTAAAAAAGTAATGCATTTAGAAAATAAAGAAGCTTTTGATTATCTGCCAGGTGAATCCGTTATTGTGGGCCCAAATGAGGTGATGGAAATAGATTTCCCAGAAGCCAAGGTAGGACAACCCACTCAATGCATCGCCCTAGCTATTTCTCAACAACTTATTGATTTTACTTTGGACATGTTGAATGAAAAACATCCGAAAGTGCTGCAAAAAGAGCAATGGCAAATAGATCCTAGTATCCATCATATCATCAATAATCAGGAGTTGATTAATACGGTGGATAGAATCATTAAAATTTCCAGGACAGAGGATAGCACGACCAAAGATTTATATGTGGATTTGGCCATGAAAGAAATGATTATTCGCTTGATGCAAACGCAGGCGCGTCATGTCTTCACTTCAGCTCCTAAAGCATTAGCAACTCATCATCCTTTGGCTTATGCTATCCATATTATTCAAAATAAAATCAATCAGAAAATAGATTTTGATCGCTTGGCTAATGCAGCCTGCATGAGTAGAGCAACTTTTTTCAAAAAGTTTAAAGAAGCCTTTGGCATTACTCCCGGTCAGTATGTACTGTCTGAAAGAATAAAATTGGCAAAAAAATGGCTAAAAAAACCAGATTGTAGTATAACGCAAGCTTGTTTTAACTCAGGTTTTGAAAACCTATCTCATTTTACCAGTGCTTTTAAAAAAGAAGAGGGGGTTTCTCCTTCTGCATTTAAAAAAAACAATGGGGCTGGCTCAATTTTGAATTAG
- a CDS encoding GLPGLI family protein: MKVCFLFITVSFLAQNMTPLAQTSFKATYELIYQPDSTNDKNIESETFLLYFNNEMSQFLSYNNALNDTSFLEIQKGNMTTEEVVQNALAAPRVKTHLKVNKIYQESKMELLTEMMARLYKYYQPLNLMDWTIGNQTKKINGYQCQKATASYAGRDYIAWFDLEIAISDGPYKFYGLPGLIISVYDTQEHYKFDLVGLEKGNYEIKRNLLNEDYQLLTQQEYKQMTKNYEANSEAMAKRLFSQMSGKPKKSSANNPIELE; the protein is encoded by the coding sequence ATGAAAGTTTGCTTTCTCTTCATTACTGTATCGTTCCTAGCTCAAAATATGACACCTCTGGCTCAAACTAGCTTTAAAGCCACTTATGAGCTCATCTATCAACCAGATTCCACAAATGACAAAAATATAGAGTCGGAGACATTTTTATTATATTTCAATAATGAAATGTCTCAATTCTTAAGTTATAATAATGCGCTTAATGATACTTCCTTTCTGGAAATTCAGAAAGGAAATATGACCACTGAAGAGGTAGTTCAAAATGCTTTGGCAGCACCACGAGTAAAAACTCATTTAAAAGTGAATAAAATCTATCAAGAGTCTAAGATGGAACTTTTAACAGAAATGATGGCTAGACTATATAAATATTATCAGCCACTAAATTTGATGGATTGGACTATTGGCAATCAAACTAAAAAGATCAATGGCTATCAATGTCAAAAAGCTACCGCATCTTATGCAGGTAGAGATTATATAGCATGGTTTGATCTGGAAATAGCTATTAGTGACGGCCCTTATAAATTCTATGGTTTGCCGGGACTTATTATATCTGTTTATGATACCCAAGAGCATTATAAGTTTGATCTGGTCGGTTTGGAAAAAGGAAATTATGAAATTAAGAGAAATCTGCTAAATGAGGATTATCAATTACTTACCCAGCAAGAATACAAGCAAATGACGAAAAATTATGAAGCCAATTCCGAAGCCATGGCCAAAAGACTCTTTTCTCAAATGAGTGGAAAACCAAAGAAGTCTTCAGCCAATAATCCTATTGAGCTGGAATGA
- a CDS encoding GLPGLI family protein yields MKHTYLILKLIFLSGFSSEVIAQSSFKATYELIHQPDSTNSKNKESEMFLLYANNEMSQFLSHNNAVRDSLFLEIHEGKMSNEELVQRTLEAPRTKTKLKVNKVYGESKMEILQEMMTNLYRYYQPLNLMKWTIGNQTKKINGYQCQKATASYAGRDYIAWFDPEIAISDGPYKFYGLPGLIISVYDTKEHYKFDLVGLEKGNYEIKRNLLNEDYQLLTQQEYKQMTKNYEANSEAMAKRLFSQMSGKPKKSSANNPIELE; encoded by the coding sequence ATGAAACATACCTACTTAATACTTAAATTGATTTTCCTTTCAGGTTTTTCCTCTGAAGTTATCGCACAATCTAGCTTTAAAGCTACTTATGAGCTTATCCATCAACCAGATTCTACTAATAGTAAAAACAAGGAATCAGAGATGTTTTTGTTATATGCCAACAATGAAATGTCTCAATTCTTAAGCCATAATAATGCTGTAAGAGATTCATTATTTTTAGAGATTCATGAAGGTAAGATGAGTAATGAAGAATTAGTTCAGAGAACACTTGAAGCACCCAGGACAAAGACTAAATTGAAGGTTAATAAGGTCTATGGGGAGTCCAAAATGGAAATTCTTCAGGAGATGATGACAAATCTCTACAGATACTATCAGCCACTTAATCTAATGAAATGGACGATTGGTAATCAAACAAAAAAGATAAATGGCTATCAATGTCAAAAAGCTACCGCATCTTATGCAGGTAGGGATTATATAGCATGGTTTGATCCGGAAATAGCTATTAGTGACGGCCCTTATAAATTCTATGGTTTGCCGGGACTCATTATATCTGTCTACGATACCAAAGAGCATTATAAGTTTGATCTGGTCGGTTTGGAAAAAGGAAATTATGAAATTAAGAGAAATCTGTTAAATGAGGATTATCAATTACTTACCCAGCAAGAATACAAGCAAATGACGAAAAATTATGAAGCCAATTCCGAAGCCATGGCCAAAAGACTCTTTTCTCAAATGAGTGGAAAACCAAAGAAGTCTTCAGCCAATAATCCTATTGAGCTGGAATAG
- a CDS encoding aldehyde dehydrogenase family protein, with protein sequence METLEKTQKTVERPTFKAQYDHFIGGEWVKPANGEYFDNISPVDGKAFTKAARGTKEDVNKAIDAAHKAFATWSKTSAAARANVLLKIADIIEENLEMLARVETIDNGKALRECRAADLPLCVDHFRYFAGAIRADESSISEHDEHTVSINLQEPLGVVGQIIPWNFPLLMATWKIAPALAAGCCTVVKPAEQTPTSLMVLMELIQDVVPAGVLNVVTGFGPEAGKPLAQSDRISKVAFTGETTTGRLIMQYASENLIPVTMELGGKSPNIFMKSVMDKDDEFLDKCIEGAVMFALNQGEVCTCPSRILVHEDIADEFLKRVVERTKAIKMGHPLAEDTMMGAQASNDQFEKILSYLDIGKQEGAEVLCGGEKAGLNSGLENGYYIQPTIFKGHNKMRVFQEEIFGPVTSVCTFKTTEEAIEIANDTMYGLGAGLWSRDAHELYQVPRAVKAGRVWVNNYHAYPAHAPFGGYKKSGFGRENHKMMLDHYRQTKNMLISYDKNKLGFF encoded by the coding sequence ATGGAAACGTTAGAAAAAACTCAAAAAACGGTAGAGCGTCCTACCTTTAAGGCGCAGTACGACCACTTCATTGGTGGAGAATGGGTAAAACCTGCAAATGGAGAATATTTTGATAATATCAGTCCAGTTGATGGCAAAGCTTTTACCAAAGCAGCCAGAGGAACAAAGGAGGATGTTAACAAGGCAATAGATGCAGCGCACAAAGCATTTGCCACTTGGTCCAAAACTTCTGCTGCAGCTAGAGCTAATGTGCTCTTAAAAATTGCCGATATAATAGAAGAGAATTTAGAGATGTTGGCAAGAGTAGAAACCATTGATAATGGAAAAGCACTGAGAGAATGTAGAGCAGCAGATTTACCACTTTGCGTAGATCACTTTAGGTATTTTGCAGGTGCCATTAGGGCGGATGAAAGTTCAATTTCCGAGCATGATGAGCATACGGTCAGTATTAATTTGCAAGAGCCACTAGGAGTAGTGGGTCAAATTATTCCCTGGAATTTCCCTTTATTAATGGCGACTTGGAAGATAGCGCCTGCTTTAGCGGCAGGATGCTGTACGGTGGTAAAACCAGCAGAACAAACGCCCACTTCTTTAATGGTATTGATGGAATTGATTCAGGATGTGGTGCCAGCTGGGGTATTGAATGTGGTGACAGGTTTTGGACCTGAAGCAGGAAAGCCATTGGCTCAATCTGATAGAATATCAAAAGTAGCCTTTACAGGTGAAACCACAACAGGTCGTTTGATCATGCAATATGCTTCTGAAAATCTAATTCCGGTTACAATGGAATTGGGTGGGAAATCTCCAAACATCTTTATGAAATCTGTAATGGATAAGGACGATGAATTCTTGGATAAATGTATAGAAGGAGCCGTAATGTTTGCCTTAAATCAAGGGGAAGTTTGTACTTGTCCGTCAAGAATATTAGTCCATGAGGACATAGCTGATGAATTCTTGAAAAGAGTAGTGGAACGTACAAAAGCTATTAAAATGGGACATCCCTTGGCTGAAGATACCATGATGGGCGCTCAAGCATCCAATGATCAATTTGAGAAAATTCTTTCCTATTTGGATATTGGGAAGCAAGAAGGTGCAGAAGTACTATGTGGAGGTGAAAAAGCAGGATTAAATTCAGGCTTAGAAAATGGGTATTATATTCAGCCGACCATCTTCAAAGGACATAATAAAATGCGGGTGTTCCAGGAAGAAATTTTTGGTCCTGTGACTTCAGTTTGTACTTTCAAAACAACAGAAGAAGCAATAGAAATAGCCAATGATACCATGTACGGATTAGGTGCGGGATTATGGAGTAGAGATGCTCATGAGCTGTATCAAGTGCCAAGAGCGGTAAAAGCAGGTCGAGTTTGGGTGAATAACTATCATGCATATCCTGCTCATGCGCCATTCGGAGGATACAAGAAATCAGGTTTCGGTAGAGAGAATCACAAAATGATGTTGGATCACTACAGACAAACCAAGAATATGTTGATTTCTTATGATAAGAATAAATTAGGTTTCTTTTAG
- a CDS encoding efflux RND transporter permease subunit, whose translation MTRYFIQRPIAVIMTFVALIGLSVLAWLNRPVSLLPDIDVPEMAIRVDYANASPEAVENNILKPMRESLATMQGLSDLQSTASNENGLLRLRFNYGQRMDLAFVEVNEKIDRLTDQFPADMSRPRVIRVNYTDIPIAKVQLIPKDEANMVESSRLAENVIKKRIEQIEGISLVDLNGTVDEQIKIIPDLKALERAGLEIEAISQAIQSANQELGGVEVKDGQYQYYMRMAGRLNNAEDIASIPVRINEDKYIPIRQLAEVKTAEEKVSGFHFFNQNRGIVMNIHKQPQAVMTELMPEIEKSIAQFRKDYPTLEIAMTQDQSVFLKAGINNLQGSLLFGGLFAFAVLFLFMGSFRLPVIMGISLPLSLILSFLFFEIFGLSINIISLSGLALGLGMLIDNAIIVLENISRKRMEGLNLLDACVAGVGEVRGALISSVLTTLAVFVPLIFLSGVSGVLFFDQAVSVGIILTVSLGVSFVLLPLLYRLFFEKKKDFKKEDSRFFKRLLSGFEKSHHWSFRNTTLSFFLILLIIPLGLWAFWSLEQKGLPDITRTDAVVKINWNEPIDVAENAKRTQKLLQSLDSQFQFSETDAGIPQYLLSLENAELQESLIYLQFKNEDIKKETLHALGNRVTQSYTKASFETENAKNAFDMLFASDAPYFRVQWQDPGLKNANPESIKPTLESFPTDDFQLGPSLEEESSMILTIKQQELLRYGIAPEQIINQLQRVLGDYKISELKQFAVITPVVLETDEKAFEDLLTVAKVRNSEGKSYALKNFVEYDWGNRLKKITADVSGTYFSVNLSEEAVQENPHTLTAEINQWASDNNLIQKISGRYFSDQDNLKELAFILLISVVLLYFILSAQFESFWQPLIVIFTLPFGIMSAMIVLWIGGSSINIMSAIGMVVMLGIMVNDAILKVDTMNRNIKNLEVKNKESIYEAIFSAGKIRLKPILMTSITTLLALSPVLLSGGLGAELQKPLVLAVMGGLTIGTFTALYFVPLVYYQVRRFLDD comes from the coding sequence ATGACCCGCTATTTCATCCAAAGGCCTATAGCCGTCATCATGACTTTCGTTGCGCTTATTGGATTAAGCGTGTTGGCATGGCTCAATAGACCTGTTTCTCTTTTACCCGATATTGATGTACCTGAAATGGCCATCAGAGTCGATTATGCCAATGCCTCTCCCGAAGCTGTAGAAAATAACATTCTCAAGCCCATGCGGGAATCTTTGGCTACCATGCAGGGTTTGTCTGATTTACAATCTACAGCATCAAATGAAAATGGCTTGCTTCGCCTACGGTTTAACTATGGGCAACGAATGGATTTGGCTTTTGTGGAAGTCAATGAGAAAATTGACCGACTGACGGATCAATTTCCTGCTGATATGTCCCGACCAAGGGTGATAAGAGTGAATTACACCGATATCCCGATAGCCAAAGTTCAGTTGATTCCGAAAGATGAAGCCAATATGGTAGAAAGCTCAAGGTTGGCAGAAAATGTCATAAAAAAGCGAATCGAACAAATAGAAGGCATTTCACTGGTCGATTTAAACGGAACGGTGGATGAGCAGATCAAAATCATTCCAGACCTAAAAGCATTGGAAAGAGCTGGATTGGAAATAGAAGCCATTTCACAAGCCATTCAATCGGCTAATCAAGAATTGGGCGGAGTAGAAGTAAAAGATGGGCAATACCAATATTATATGCGCATGGCCGGCAGATTAAATAATGCGGAAGATATTGCGTCTATTCCTGTCAGAATCAATGAGGATAAATATATTCCTATTCGCCAATTGGCAGAAGTAAAAACCGCAGAGGAGAAGGTCAGCGGATTTCATTTCTTCAATCAAAATAGAGGCATTGTGATGAACATTCATAAGCAACCACAAGCGGTGATGACAGAGCTGATGCCTGAAATAGAAAAATCCATTGCCCAATTTAGGAAGGACTATCCCACTTTGGAAATCGCCATGACCCAAGATCAATCGGTCTTCTTAAAAGCAGGAATCAATAATTTGCAGGGAAGTTTATTATTTGGAGGGCTATTTGCTTTTGCAGTACTCTTCCTTTTTATGGGTTCTTTTCGCTTGCCTGTGATTATGGGAATTAGCTTACCATTGTCACTGATTTTATCCTTTCTTTTTTTTGAAATATTTGGATTGAGTATCAATATCATTTCTTTAAGTGGATTAGCACTAGGGCTGGGAATGCTAATTGACAATGCCATTATCGTATTGGAAAACATCAGCCGAAAACGCATGGAAGGCCTCAACCTTTTGGATGCTTGTGTAGCAGGGGTTGGAGAAGTTCGAGGCGCATTGATCAGTTCGGTATTGACCACTTTAGCCGTTTTTGTTCCTTTGATTTTCTTAAGTGGCGTAAGTGGTGTTCTGTTCTTTGATCAAGCCGTATCTGTAGGCATTATTTTGACGGTTTCTTTAGGCGTTTCCTTTGTTTTGCTCCCCCTACTCTATCGTTTATTCTTTGAAAAGAAAAAGGATTTTAAGAAGGAGGACAGCCGATTTTTTAAAAGATTGCTTAGCGGATTTGAAAAGTCGCACCACTGGTCCTTTCGGAATACAACATTGAGCTTTTTCTTGATTTTGTTGATTATTCCCTTGGGATTATGGGCTTTTTGGAGTTTAGAGCAAAAAGGTCTGCCCGACATCACCAGAACAGATGCTGTAGTGAAAATCAACTGGAATGAGCCGATAGATGTAGCAGAGAATGCCAAAAGAACGCAGAAGTTATTACAATCACTCGATTCTCAATTCCAATTTAGCGAAACTGATGCCGGCATTCCGCAATACTTATTAAGCTTAGAAAATGCCGAGCTGCAGGAAAGTCTAATCTATTTGCAATTTAAAAATGAGGATATCAAAAAAGAGACCCTACATGCTTTGGGCAATCGTGTAACGCAATCTTATACCAAAGCATCTTTTGAAACCGAGAATGCCAAAAATGCTTTTGATATGCTCTTTGCGAGTGATGCACCCTATTTCAGGGTGCAGTGGCAAGATCCCGGCCTGAAAAATGCCAATCCTGAAAGTATCAAGCCAACTTTGGAAAGTTTCCCAACTGATGATTTTCAATTAGGTCCTTCATTAGAGGAAGAAAGCAGTATGATTTTGACCATAAAGCAACAAGAGTTATTGCGATATGGCATTGCTCCTGAACAGATTATCAATCAACTGCAAAGAGTTTTGGGTGATTATAAGATTTCAGAATTAAAGCAGTTTGCTGTCATCACGCCAGTGGTTTTAGAAACAGATGAAAAAGCTTTTGAGGATTTACTAACAGTGGCTAAGGTAAGAAACAGTGAAGGCAAGAGTTATGCTTTGAAAAATTTCGTGGAATATGATTGGGGCAATAGATTAAAGAAAATTACCGCAGATGTGTCAGGCACTTATTTTTCTGTAAACTTATCAGAAGAAGCGGTTCAGGAGAATCCGCACACCTTAACTGCAGAAATCAATCAGTGGGCAAGTGATAATAATCTAATTCAAAAAATATCCGGTAGATACTTCAGTGATCAAGATAACTTGAAAGAACTGGCCTTTATTCTATTGATTTCGGTGGTGCTATTGTACTTCATTTTGTCTGCTCAATTTGAAAGCTTCTGGCAACCTTTGATTGTGATTTTTACTTTGCCTTTTGGAATCATGAGTGCTATGATTGTACTGTGGATAGGTGGAAGCAGTATCAATATCATGTCGGCTATAGGGATGGTGGTAATGCTGGGAATTATGGTAAACGATGCTATTCTGAAAGTGGATACGATGAACCGCAACATCAAAAACTTAGAGGTCAAAAATAAAGAAAGCATCTATGAAGCTATATTTTCGGCTGGTAAAATCAGACTGAAGCCGATTCTAATGACTTCAATTACTACCCTTTTGGCCTTGAGTCCGGTTTTGCTCTCAGGTGGTTTGGGAGCAGAATTACAAAAGCCCCTTGTCCTGGCTGTAATGGGCGGTTTGACTATAGGGACATTTACAGCTTTGTATTTTGTGCCTTTGGTGTACTATCAAGTGCGGAGATTCTTAGATGACTAA
- a CDS encoding DUF779 domain-containing protein gives MERVTISDRAIETIDELRDRFGDLMFHQSGGCCDGSSPMCFEKGDFKVGGGDVWLGQVYGCDFFMSKDQFEYWKHTHLTLDVTEGRGSSFSLEIPMGIRFMIRSRIFTMEELENLEPIMTGEEYLEADAK, from the coding sequence ATGGAAAGAGTAACAATAAGCGACCGAGCAATCGAAACAATAGATGAATTAAGAGATAGATTTGGCGATTTAATGTTTCACCAAAGTGGTGGATGTTGTGATGGCTCTTCACCCATGTGCTTTGAAAAAGGAGATTTTAAAGTAGGAGGAGGAGATGTCTGGCTTGGGCAAGTATATGGTTGTGATTTTTTCATGAGTAAAGACCAATTTGAATATTGGAAGCATACCCATCTTACCTTAGATGTAACAGAAGGCAGAGGTTCTAGCTTCTCACTGGAAATCCCGATGGGCATTCGGTTCATGATTCGCTCACGAATCTTTACTATGGAAGAACTGGAAAATTTAGAACCGATTATGACAGGAGAGGAGTATTTGGAGGCAGATGCTAAATAG
- a CDS encoding DnaJ C-terminal domain-containing protein, translating to MAFIDYYKTLGLTKSATEKEIKSAYRKLARKYHPDLNPDSKEAEKKFKEVNEANEVLSNAENRKKYDKYGKDWKHGEEQERAQRQYSNRSQQQSRSQGFNGGDYSDFFESMFGGDSSSSGFGSTPKFKGHDFNSELHLNLTDVYTTQQQILTVNGNKIRLTIPAGVENGQSIKIKGKGGPGINGGPNGDLYLKFVINNDTNFKREGQNLYKDVAVDLYTTILGGEITVDSFDSKVKLKVKPETKNLSKVKLKGKGFPVYKKEGKFGDLIITYRIKIPTSLSEKEIELFKELQKLQKK from the coding sequence ATGGCGTTCATAGATTACTATAAAACACTAGGACTTACGAAATCTGCTACTGAGAAAGAAATCAAAAGCGCGTACAGGAAGCTAGCAAGAAAGTATCATCCTGATTTGAATCCGGACAGCAAGGAAGCAGAAAAGAAGTTTAAAGAAGTTAACGAAGCAAATGAAGTCTTAAGCAATGCTGAAAACCGTAAGAAGTATGACAAATACGGAAAAGATTGGAAACATGGTGAAGAGCAAGAAAGGGCTCAGAGACAATACAGCAATCGATCTCAGCAGCAATCCAGATCTCAAGGATTTAATGGTGGCGATTATTCTGATTTTTTTGAATCAATGTTTGGAGGGGACTCCTCTTCCTCGGGATTTGGAAGCACTCCTAAATTCAAAGGACATGATTTCAATTCCGAACTGCATTTGAATTTGACGGATGTCTACACTACTCAACAGCAGATTTTGACTGTTAATGGAAATAAAATACGCTTAACAATTCCTGCAGGAGTAGAAAATGGTCAATCCATTAAGATCAAAGGCAAGGGAGGACCGGGAATAAATGGCGGTCCAAATGGAGATTTGTACTTGAAATTCGTGATCAATAATGATACTAATTTCAAAAGAGAAGGTCAGAATCTGTATAAAGATGTAGCCGTAGATTTATACACCACCATTTTAGGAGGAGAAATCACCGTTGATAGTTTTGATAGCAAGGTCAAGCTCAAAGTGAAACCGGAGACCAAGAATCTATCGAAAGTGAAATTGAAAGGAAAAGGCTTTCCAGTTTACAAAAAAGAAGGCAAGTTCGGTGATTTAATCATCACCTATCGTATAAAAATCCCAACCAGTTTAAGTGAGAAAGAGATCGAGCTATTTAAAGAATTACAAAAACTCCAGAAGAAATGA
- a CDS encoding VIT1/CCC1 transporter family protein: MKETEEPLDNYLDNHYIHRSNWLRAAVLGANDGILSTASLAIGVAAASDLREPIVLATLAGLVAGALSMAAGEYVSVSSQTDIEKADILREKEELEEMPEIELQRLAEIYEKRGLKQETALTVAKELTAHDALEAHVRDELGINEISQAKPIQAALASGAAFTFGGMLPLVVTLFLPLKAMEYSLYGSALFFLILLGGLAARTGGSNVIKAILRITFWGTIAMGLTAAVGYFFGVNIL; the protein is encoded by the coding sequence ATGAAAGAGACAGAAGAACCCCTCGATAACTATTTAGACAATCATTATATACATAGAAGTAATTGGCTAAGAGCTGCGGTACTTGGAGCGAATGATGGCATCTTATCTACTGCGAGTCTTGCAATTGGAGTGGCCGCAGCTAGTGACCTTAGAGAACCGATTGTATTGGCTACACTAGCCGGTTTGGTAGCAGGAGCGCTATCCATGGCAGCTGGCGAGTATGTATCTGTTAGCTCACAAACAGATATTGAAAAAGCAGATATTCTAAGAGAAAAAGAAGAATTGGAAGAAATGCCAGAGATTGAATTGCAAAGATTGGCTGAAATTTATGAAAAGAGAGGATTAAAACAGGAGACAGCTTTGACTGTAGCTAAGGAATTAACCGCCCATGATGCTCTGGAAGCGCATGTGCGTGATGAACTGGGTATTAATGAAATTAGTCAAGCAAAACCAATTCAAGCGGCATTGGCTTCCGGGGCCGCCTTTACTTTTGGTGGTATGTTACCTCTTGTCGTGACACTTTTTTTGCCCTTAAAAGCAATGGAATATTCGCTTTATGGGTCTGCTCTGTTTTTCTTGATTCTTTTAGGAGGGCTAGCTGCTAGGACAGGAGGATCGAACGTAATAAAAGCTATTTTAAGGATCACATTTTGGGGGACTATAGCGATGGGATTAACTGCCGCAGTAGGATATTTTTTTGGAGTCAATATTTTATAA
- a CDS encoding DUF7218 family protein, whose product MPKKDMSSIKNEEQYEALRDKGMSKEKAARIANTSDSGKKGGQAPPYEEWTVEELQDQAQKVGIEGRSKMKKEELIEALRNS is encoded by the coding sequence ATGCCTAAAAAAGATATGTCATCGATTAAAAATGAAGAACAGTACGAGGCACTCCGAGATAAGGGGATGAGCAAGGAAAAAGCAGCCAGAATTGCCAATACTTCAGATTCAGGTAAAAAGGGTGGGCAAGCTCCTCCCTATGAAGAATGGACAGTGGAAGAGTTGCAAGACCAAGCCCAAAAAGTGGGGATCGAGGGGCGTTCAAAAATGAAGAAAGAGGAATTGATTGAAGCGCTTAGGAATAGTTGA